Proteins encoded by one window of Modestobacter marinus:
- a CDS encoding GAF domain-containing protein — translation MSVHAGHPAGEDPRGHARTLAETFDAVLGQDTVVHAPRPMISASWARSLAAQIDPERRTPPVVHAPDELDDLRAAHPLNVVMPLLRSALVGIADETVHLVLVTDAAGHVLWRDGDRDLLGRADRVGLFPGTDWSEAAIGTNAMGTALAVGTPVQIHSAEHLVRTYHSWTCIAAPVHDPETGAIIGVLDVSGPLQTVYPALAQLVAATARLAEDQLRVRLAIADERLRQRHLRSIGDAGALVTPSGRVVAAEPAARWPARVQLDDTDLVRLPDGGEARVERLTDGCLLRTAVRRSRSPHPPVEHPVSLRCTGNETPTVSVAGRSVPLPLRLAELLTTLALHPEGLTGEQLAQLLYGDRGNQTTVRGEIRRLRAVVGADLLQTRPYRLVAEVASDFGTAGRALAARQLTAALSVCRGPVLPRSEAVEIRQLSDELTAGLRRAVLDSDDAELLHRFSTHPLGEHDGAVHDRLAELLPRDDPRSAAVAVRRARLLSD, via the coding sequence ATGTCCGTCCATGCGGGGCACCCGGCCGGTGAGGACCCCCGCGGGCACGCCCGGACGCTCGCCGAGACCTTCGACGCGGTGCTCGGTCAGGACACCGTCGTCCACGCGCCGCGGCCGATGATCTCCGCGTCCTGGGCGCGGAGCCTCGCCGCGCAGATCGACCCGGAGCGCCGGACGCCGCCGGTGGTCCACGCACCGGACGAACTCGACGACCTGCGCGCCGCCCACCCGCTGAACGTGGTCATGCCGCTGCTGCGCAGCGCCCTGGTGGGCATCGCGGACGAGACGGTGCACCTGGTCCTCGTCACCGACGCCGCCGGTCACGTCCTGTGGCGGGACGGCGACCGCGACCTCCTCGGCCGGGCGGACCGGGTCGGGCTCTTCCCCGGCACCGACTGGAGCGAGGCCGCCATCGGGACGAACGCGATGGGCACCGCCCTCGCCGTCGGCACCCCGGTGCAGATCCACTCGGCGGAGCACCTCGTCCGCACGTACCACTCCTGGACCTGCATCGCCGCCCCCGTGCACGACCCGGAGACCGGGGCGATCATCGGCGTCCTCGACGTCAGCGGGCCGCTGCAGACGGTGTACCCAGCCCTGGCCCAGCTGGTGGCGGCCACCGCCCGGTTGGCCGAGGACCAGCTGCGGGTCCGGCTCGCCATCGCCGACGAGCGCCTGCGGCAGCGGCACCTGCGGTCGATCGGCGACGCCGGGGCCCTCGTGACGCCGAGCGGCCGGGTGGTGGCCGCCGAGCCCGCCGCCCGGTGGCCGGCCCGGGTCCAGCTCGACGACACCGACCTGGTCCGGCTGCCCGACGGCGGGGAGGCGCGGGTCGAGCGGCTGACCGACGGCTGCCTGCTGCGCACCGCCGTCCGCAGGTCCCGCTCACCGCACCCCCCGGTCGAGCACCCGGTGTCGCTGCGGTGCACCGGGAACGAGACGCCCACGGTGTCCGTCGCCGGCCGCTCGGTCCCGTTGCCGCTGCGCCTGGCGGAGCTGCTCACCACCCTGGCGCTGCACCCCGAGGGCCTCACCGGGGAGCAGCTCGCCCAGCTGCTCTACGGCGACCGGGGGAACCAGACGACGGTGCGCGGGGAGATCCGCCGGCTCCGCGCCGTGGTCGGCGCCGACCTGCTGCAGACCCGGCCCTACCGGCTGGTGGCCGAGGTCGCGAGCGACTTCGGCACGGCGGGCCGGGCGCTGGCGGCCCGGCAGCTGACCGCCGCCCTCAGCGTGTGCCGCGGGCCGGTCCTGCCCCGGTCGGAGGCGGTGGAGATCCGGCAGCTGAGCGACGAGCTCACCGCCGGCCTGCGTCGGGCGGTGCTCGACTCCGACGACGCGGAGCTGCTGCACCGCTTCAGCACCCACCCCCTGGGTGAGCACGACGGCGCGGTGCACGACCGGCTGGCCGAGCTCCTCCCCCGGGACGACCCGCGGTCGGCCGCGGTCGCCGTCCGCCGGGCGCGGCTGCTGTCGGACTGA